The Cloeon dipterum chromosome 3, ieCloDipt1.1, whole genome shotgun sequence genome includes a region encoding these proteins:
- the RpL23 gene encoding large ribosomal subunit protein uL14, with protein MSKRGRGGSAGAKFRISLALPVGAVINCADNTGAKNLYVIAVQGVKGRLNRLPSAAVGDMIVATVKKGKPELRKKVMPAVVIRQRKPFRRKDGSFIYFEDNAGVIVNNKGEMKGSAITGPVAKECADLWPRIASNANSIA; from the exons ATGTCGAAGAGAG GAAGAGGAGGATCCGCGGGAGCGAAGTTTCGCATCTCCCTGGCCCTGCCAGTCGGCGCCGTCATCAATTGCGCCGACAACACAG gAGCCAAGAACCTGTACGTCATTGCGGTTCAGGGTGTGAAGGGTAGGCTCAACAGACTTCCCTCAGCAGCTGTCGGAGACATGATTGTTGCTACAGTGAAGAAGGGAAAGCCTGAGCTCAGGAAAAAGG taATGCCTGCAGTTGTCATCAGACAACGGAAACCGTTTAGGAGGAAGGATGGATCGTTTATCTATTTTGAAGACAATGCAGGAGTGATAGTAAACAACAAGGGAGAAATGAAGGGTTCGGCGATTACTGGACCCGTAGCTAAAGAGTGCGCCGACCTCTGGCCGAGGATCGCATCAAACGCCAACTCTATTGCTTAA
- the LOC135940786 gene encoding protein XRP2-like has protein sequence MGCILCKFYSEFCTKKADESCLVPEPKKEYSWDKKPKFDPKDFTIEGIIDSEIVREPKTVNGRQMIVQNCKNSKIFVLDHCNSVIIDDCTDCQIILGPTSGSLFVRGSENLCLIALCGQFRARDCRNITAFLCCTSQPSIEACSKLDFGCALIQYKQLQGQIEKSGLSIFNNQWNLIYDFTPIASDDPNWQIIPPDKVTELVQISEENAERFELVIGEKSKSLVPCSLGSPDVGNFAAEICIVAITEFRNQESIFALEFIASLNHEEDLRLTRTKEAKVCDEDMKKLNPNQKKLDASLVNLIVLQFAGSNCVAKCQEAKEKGSTKFGEEMKENVHIYDRPSGKQLITFMQSS, from the exons ATGGGCTGTATTTTGTGCAAGTTTTACAGCGAgttttgcaccaaaaaagcAGACGAATCGTGTTTGGTCCCGGAACCAAAAAAGGAATACTCCTG GgacaaaaaaccaaaattcgaTCCAAAAGATTTCACCATCGAAGGAATAATTGATTCGGAAATCGTGAGGGAACCAAAAACAGTCAATGGCAGACAGATGATAGTTCAAAACTGCAAGAActccaaaatttttgttctggaCCATTGCAATTCAGTCATCATAGACGATTGCACCGACTGCCAAATCATTTTGGGACCAACCAGTGGAAG TCTTTTCGTGCGTGGTTCGGAGAATTTGTGCCTGATCGCCTTGTGTGGGCAGTTCCGCGCCCGCGACTGCAGGAATATAACTGCTTTCTTGTGCTGCACATCACAGCCGTCAATTGAAGCGTGTTCAAAACTGGATTTCGGCTGTGCGCTCATACAGTATAAACAGCTACAAG GTCAGATCGAGAAATCCGGCCtgagcatttttaataaccAGTGGAATCTGATTTACGATTTCACGCCAATCGCCTCCGACGACCCAAATTGGCAAATTATACCACCGGATAAAGTCACGGAATTGGTTCAAATCAGTGAAGAAAACGCCGAAAG ATTTGAACTGGTAATtggtgaaaaatcaaaatcacttGTCCCCTGCTCACTCGGATCACCAGATGTCGGAAATTTTGCTGCGGAAATTTGCATTGTGGCAATAACAGAATTTCGTAATCAGGAGAGCATATTTGCTCTTGAGTTTATTGCATCGCTAAATCACGAG gaAGACTTACGTTTGACACGAACTAAAGAAGCAAAAGTCTGTGACGAGgacatgaaaaaattaaatcccaaCCAGAAAAAGCTGGACGCTAGTCTGGTGAATTTAATCGTGCTTCAATTTGCGGGATCAAACTGTGTAGCTAAATGTCAAGAA GCAAAGGAAAAAGGGAGTACAAAATTTGGTGAAGAGATGAAGGAAAACGTTCACATCTATGACCGTCCATCTGGCAAGCAGCTGATAACATTCATGCAAAGTAGCTAA
- the LOC135939906 gene encoding probable chitinase 2, with protein sequence MQVVRQHTRVLDIIYIVGTGPHFSPLLLLRHGRLRCYLILLRRRVAGNTRDTMEALITFLLLVSTLTAAQAYSDLKGHGQVGSHKREVVCYVSSWAAYRRAPGNFSLTDLDPTICTHLVYAFAGLNSTTFEIRSLDPYRDLEENYGLGWYRKMTVMKKQYPHLKVTIAIGGWNEGSTNYSRMAEDPQKRQIFIQSVIKFLDKFDFDGLDLDWEFPANRGGKPEDKENFVTLVKELRTAMPNKLLTAAFGAGETIIKSAYNIRALSTHLDLMHIMAYDYHGTWEGKTGSNAPLRTVDSHDPLSISYTIKLLKSLGAPARKIVLGVPMYGRTFLLKKPAVGEDQQVQPFGEAAQERGFQGPYTGEDGFMGYNEICKEVESPSTTWRLMWDETSKTPYAVSGDKWISYDNERSVAEKAKFAIEEDLGGVMVWSIDTDDFRGDCRSNGETGGHFPLVTALNVAMAQVINERSSEVITTSTTEQTSGSSTLVTSIAVCAISFVMMLRNF encoded by the exons ATGCAAGTGGTTCGCCAACATACGCGGGTATTGGATATAATTTACATCGTAGGCACCGGGCCCCACTTCTCTCCACTTCTCCTCCTGAGGCACGGACGGCTTCGGTGTTACCTGATTCTTTTGCGTCGCCGAGTAGCCGGCAATACGCGAGACACCATGGAGGCACTCATCACCTTTTTGCTGCTCGTCTCCACCCTGACTGCTGCCCAAGCTTACTCAG ATTTGAAGGGACACGGCCAGGTCGGCAGTCATAAACGCGAGGTCGTCTGCTACGTCTCATCGTGGGCCGCCTACCGCCGTGCGCCCGGAAACTTTTCCCTCACGGACCTGGACCCGACGATTTGTACCCACCTCGTGTACGCTTTCGCAGGGCTGAACAGCACCACTTTCGAGATCAGGTCGCTCGACCCCTACAGGGACTTGGAGGAGAACTATGGATTAG gttGGTATCGAAAAATGACTGTAATGAAGAAACAGTATCCACACCTGAAAGTCACCATTGCCATTGGCGGCTGGAATGAAGGCTCTACTAATTATTCCAGAATGGCAGAAGACCCGCAAAAGCGACAAATATTTATCCAAAGCgtcatcaaatttttaga caaatttgattttgatggtTTGGACCTTGATTGGGAATTCCCGGCGAATCGCGGTGGAAAACCCGAGGACAAGGAGAATTTTGTTACTCTCGTCAAG GAACTGCGAACTGCAATGCCGAACAAATTGTTGACCGCCGCTTTCGGCGCCGGAGAGACCATTATCAAATCTGCTTACAACATTCGCGCCCTTTCGACCCACCTGGATTTGATGCACATCATGGCCTACGACTATCACGGTACTTGGGAAGGAAAGACAGGCTCTAATGCGCCTCTGAGAACAGTCGATTCGCACGATCCTCTTTCAATT TCCTAcacaatcaaacttctgaaaTCGCTGGGGGCGCCTGCAAGGAAAATTGTGCTTGGAGTGCCAATGTACGGTAGGAcctttttgctgaaaaaaccGGCGGTCGGGGAGGACCAACAAGTGCAGCCGTTTGGTGAAGCAGCCCAAGAAAGAGGTTTCCAGGGACCTTATACCGGCGAGGACGGCTTCATGGGCTACAACGAG ATTTGCAAAGAGGTTGAGTCTCCCTCAACCACTTGGAGACTGATGTGGGACGAAACGAGCAAAACGCCCTATGCAGTGAGTGGCGATAAATGGATTTCTTACGACAACGAGAGGAGTGTTGCCGAAAAG GCGAAATTCGCGATTGAAGAGGATTTGGGAGGAGTAATGGTGTGGTCCATCGACACTGACGACTTCCGTGGCGACTGCCGCTCCAATGGCGAGACTGGAGGTCACTTCCCTCTCGTCACCGCCCTGAATGTAGCCATGGCTCAGGTGATCAACGAGCGCAGCTCAGAAGTAATTACGACGTCCACCACTGAGCAAACATCAGGTTCTTCCACTCTGGTCACGTCCATTGCAGTCTGCGCCATATCATTTGTGATGAtgctcagaaatttttaa
- the LOC135938603 gene encoding AP-5 complex subunit mu-1-like, with the protein MPFALRAFWVISPNEGAPVFQRLFPTVELRAQKTNNYQKLFEPNKFVEAVLVETGIKNSESFVFSRDRCDKICMAPAFQVSTGDENLEPVVILQHRGLLLCALPLIEDPQSSVLEVAQTLDCLNAIAERLGGDLSQRTDLKMQLAKIMAVNFPFGRPQTESIALTEQVIQAALQEKRQDKTKVAIWNPNPQIKSKSHFVFHISEQIHQVQNQTFATGVISVTINEISSHRPEVLVTISHSSPMKFMALAPRAKIEMASDTSTTVKFNPSSVKSELLHYSTSCLAPLDFTLTENVISKKLMLAPIKTPFQRLEFKFNSAGKISRFNMSVGTAYEDENGIKWDVPVSKLKSKSAEFEVLSNADVKSTKVKFSAEAVFSMSSDCCWSGVKIGQNGVSVNGSTSKIKITTNSETLSGSYQVVLG; encoded by the exons ATGCCGTTTGCATTGAGAGCTTTTTGGGTCATTAGCCCGAACGAAGGTGCACCCGTCTTCCAAAG GCTCTTTCCAACTGTTGAGTTACGAGCTCAAAAAACCAACAATTACCAGAAACTGTTTGAGCCTAATAAATTTGTCGAAGCGGTTCTTGTGGAGACTGggataaaaaattcag AAAGCTTTGTGTTTAGTCGAGACCGAtgtgataaaatttgtatgGCTCCAGCATTTCAAGTCTCCACTGGCGATGAGAATTTGGAACCAGTAGTGATTTTGCAACACCGAGGATTGCTTTTGTGTGCATTACCATTGATCGAGGATCCACAAAG CTCTGTGTTGGAAGTGGCGCAAACTCTTGACTGTTTAAATGCTATTGCAGAACGACTAGGTGGTGATTTGAGTCAg CGCACAGATCTGAAAATGCAGCTGGCCAAAATAATGGCtgttaattttccatttggaaGACCACAGACTGAAAGTATTGCTCTGACGGAGCAAGTGATCCAAGCCGCTTTGCAGGAAAAGCGTCAGGATAAGACTAAAGTTGCAATCTGGAATCCAAATcctcaaataaaaagcaagaGCCACTTTGTTTTCCACATTTCTGAACAAATTCACCAAGTTCAg AACCAGACTTTTGCAACTGGAGTTATAAGTGTGACGATAAATGAGATTTCCAGCCATCGACCAGAAGTTTTAGTGACAATATCGCACTCTTCCCCCATGAAATTTATGGCTCTGGCGCCCCGAGCGAAAATAGAAATGGCATCTGACACAAGCACCACTGTTAAATTCAATCCATCGAGTGTTAAGTCAGAGCTTCTTCACTACTCAACTTCGTGCTTGGCTCCTCTAGACTTTACATTAACG GAAAATGTgatcagcaaaaaattaatgttggcGCCAATCAAAACTCCATTCCAGCGTcttgaattcaaattcaattctgcGGGGAAAATAAGTAGATTCAACATGTCAGTTGGGACTGCGTATGAGGATGAGAACGGAATCAAATGGGATGTTCCTGTCTCAAAGTTGAAGAGCAAAAGTGCTGAATTCGAAGTTCTGAGCAACGCGGATGTAAAGAGcacaaaagtcaaattttcagctgag GCCGTTTTCAGCATGAGCAGCGATTGCTGCTGGAGTGGTGTGAAAATTGGCCAGAATGGAGTTTCGGTTAACGGGAGTACGTCCAAGATAAAAATCACTACAA ACTCTGAGACCCTGTCAGGAAGTTACCAGGTTGTGCTAGGTTGA
- the CycB3 gene encoding G2/mitotic-specific cyclin-B3 — protein sequence MLNFGRSRVVDGTTQPSKMSRNATSHNLPRLFRNENIQPIRKLRPVSRDDNTAKNKRKNVLSPSHMMQGLGTKRSAFADVTNGMQRLQIPRKVLSINDRLKSKTSAAKRQPPTIKEEVSTEEVNATLYLSALEELDGKAQSQPEYETTLVKVPERASSAPPVSVRNKIQARVPHIPTPHTPPPGVNDFDKETASDTSSISVYAAYIFSYLKSREDKYSVKPNFLDQHTEITNDIRSIVVDWMVEVQETLELNHETLYLAVKNMDLYLSNPKYPNMKDPAASRPIKRTRLRLIACASMLLAAQYDERLPPPTSDWLQMCDNDFTAAELNSMQQQLFYALDFNLGAPLSYRFLRRYCRACSIDIDLLTLARYILEAALMDSQFSSESDSLMASAALWLAMCMVKAPSDKAVRRDLWNEGLQHYTGYKVTNFEGLAARLNAWIRSLPKVHLKTVYSKYSHKVFRKVALIPPLADL from the exons ATGCTGAATTTTGGCCGCAGTCGAGTTGTGGACGGAACTACCCAACCGTCAAAAATGTCTCGCAATGCGACTTCCCACAACTTGCCACGACTGTTCCGCAATGAAAACATTCAGCCGATCAGAAAACTGCGTCCTGTGTCCCGCGACGATAATACTGCGAAAAACAAGAGGAAAAATGTACTCTCACCCTCCCACATGATGCAAGGACTAGGCACGAAGAGATCAGCCTTTGCCGACGTTACAAAC gGAATGCAACGTCTTCAAATCCCAAGGAAAGTGTTGAGCATTAATGACAGACTTAAATCAAAAACCTCGGCAGCAAAGCGCCAGCCACCGACAATTAAGGAGGAGGTATCCACTGAAGAAGTGAATGCAACCCTTTACCTATCAGCCCTTGAGGAGCTGGATGGAAAAGCACAGTCGCAACCCGAGTATGAGACCACTTTGGTCAAGGTGCCAGAGAGGGCCAGTTCTGCTCCACCAGTGTCCGtcagaaataaaatccaaGCCAGAGTTCCGCACATACCCACACCTCACACACCTCCTCCCGGAGTAAATGATTTTGACAAGGAAACTGCTTCTGACACCAGTTCCATATCTGTGTACGCAGCGTACATTTTCTCGTATCTGAAGTCGCGAGAG gaTAAGTACTCTGTGAAGCCCAATTTCCTGGACCAGCACACCGAGATCACAAACGACATCAGGTCAATCGTAGTTGACTGGATGGTGGAGGTTCAAGAAACCCTAGAGCTGAACCATGAAACGCTGTATTTGGCAGTAAAGAACATGGACCTGTACCTGTCGAATCCGAAGTACCCCAACATGAAGGATCCTGCAGCCAGTCGTCCGATCAAAAGAACTCGCCTGCGCCTAATCGCCTGCGCCTCAATGCTGCTGGCCGCGCAGTATGATGAGCGACTGCCTCCACCAACCTCTGACTGGCTCCAGATGTGCGACAATGACTTTACTGCAGCTGAGTTGAACTCTATGCAGCAGCAACTCTTCTATGCCCTAGACTTTAATCTAGGTGCACCGCTGAGCTACAGATTCCTCAGGCGCTACTGCAGG GCATGCTCAATTGACATTGACCTGCTGACCCTGGCCAGATACATCCTGGAAGCAGCCCTGATGGACTCTCAGTTCTCTAGCGAATCTGACTCCCTGATGGCGTCAGCAGCCTTGTGGTTGGCCATGTGCATGGTCAAGGCCCCGAGCGACAAAGCCGTCCGTCGGGATCTATGGAATGAAGGCCTTCAACACTACACAG GCTACAAGGTAACAAACTTTGAGGGGCTGGCAGCGCGACTGAATGCGTGGATCAGGAGTCTTCCCAAGGTGCACCTCAAGACGGTGTACTCAAAGTACTCGCACAAGGTGTTCCGCAAGGTTGCACTGATCCCTCCGCTCGCGGATCTTTGA
- the LOC135938605 gene encoding interferon-inducible double-stranded RNA-dependent protein kinase activator A homolog isoform X1 translates to MAAKTPVSRLQEISTKLRISPPEYELIYSKLEGLSSYFTFNCKFHGRSAEGSGRNKRDAKHEAADALLRLLETDENTRQNLLDIVPCPVVLPHGNKVQRNFVGDLKEYCLEILRSSEKPEFEERGAFGPSHDPTFTVRCTISNFSAEGMGPTKKQAKQLAAKQVLERLLSLRDHEREFVEPEEQAVQYDESDMSEEEKLTVQKYYSAYKVSLPKLENINKSNEIFKKFHYRDKPALRNYHVDKHSKEGWDAYSTLQEVCKGLGEDDEDVKTYFCKFKPKVSPSDISSSSLDDSSSSEPSVSGEKQKSLFSCMLVAHVRPIDLICTGSGETVEACVQNASEEMLYLLYCFMYDHSPFEVEE, encoded by the exons ATGGCTGCCAAGACACCAGTGTCTCGTCTGCAGGAAATTTCCACCAAATTGAGAATTTCTCCTCCTGAATATGAGCTCATCTACAGCAAACTTGAGGGCTTGAGTTCTTATTTCACATTCAATTGCAAGTTCCATGGCAGATCAG CTGAAGGATCTGGGAGAAATAAGCGAGACGCAAAACACGAAGCCGCGGATGCTCTTCTGCGCTTGCTGGAGACCGATGAAAATACTAGACAAAACCtatt GGACATTGTTCCATGTCCTGTTGTCCTACCACATGGCAACAAGGTTCAAAGAAACTTTGTAGGTGACCTGAAAGAATACTGCTTAGAAATATTACGTTCCTCAGAGAAGCCCGAATTTGAGGAGCGCGGTGCTTTTGGCCCATCTCACGACCCTACCTTCACAGTCAGGTGCACCATCAGCAATTTCAGTGCTGAAG GTATGGGACCTACTAAAAAGCAAGCCAAGCAGCTTGCAGCCAAGCAAGTCCTCGAGAGGCTTCTTTCCTTGAGAGACCATGAGAGA GAATTTGTGGAACCTGAAGAGCAAGCTGTGCAATATGATGAGTCTGACATGAGTGAAGAAGAGAAACTAACAGTTCAAAAATACTATTCAGCTTACAAAGTATCCCTGCCCAAGCTAGAGAATATCAAcaaaagcaatgaaattttcaagaaattccattACAGGGATAAGCCTGCCCTCAGGAACTACCAT GTTGATAAGCATTCCAAGGAAGGCTGGGATGCGTACTCAACCCTCCAGGAAGTTTGCAAAGGGCTTGGAGAGGATGATGAAGATGTGAAAAcctatttttgtaaattcaagCCCAAGGTCTCGCCCAGTGATATATCCAGCAGCAGCCTTGACGACTCAAGCTCCTCTGAGCCGTCTGTCAGTggtgaaaagcaaaaat CTCTCTTCTCTTGTATGTTGGTTGCTCATGTGAGACCTATTGACCTGATTTGCACTGGCTCCGGTGAAACCGTGGAAGCGTGCGTACAAAATGCATCAGAAGAAATGCTGTATTTGCTTTACTGCTTCATGTATGATCACTCACCGTTTGAGGTGGAagaataa
- the LOC135938605 gene encoding interferon-inducible double-stranded RNA-dependent protein kinase activator A homolog isoform X2, whose protein sequence is MAAKTPVSRLQEISTKLRISPPEYELIYSKLEGLSSYFTFNCKFHGRSAEGSGRNKRDAKHEAADALLRLLETDENTRQNLLDIVPCPVVLPHGNKVQRNFVGDLKEYCLEILRSSEKPEFEERGAFGPSHDPTFTVRCTISNFSAEGMGPTKKQAKQLAAKQVLERLLSLRDHEREFVEPEEQAVQYDESDMSEEEKLTVQKYYSAYKVSLPKLENINKSNEIFKKFHYRDKPALRNYHVDKHSKEGWDAYSTLQEVCKGLGEDDEDVKTYFCKFKPKVSPSDISSSSLDDSSSSEPSVSVVVLLQLSSLVCWLLM, encoded by the exons ATGGCTGCCAAGACACCAGTGTCTCGTCTGCAGGAAATTTCCACCAAATTGAGAATTTCTCCTCCTGAATATGAGCTCATCTACAGCAAACTTGAGGGCTTGAGTTCTTATTTCACATTCAATTGCAAGTTCCATGGCAGATCAG CTGAAGGATCTGGGAGAAATAAGCGAGACGCAAAACACGAAGCCGCGGATGCTCTTCTGCGCTTGCTGGAGACCGATGAAAATACTAGACAAAACCtatt GGACATTGTTCCATGTCCTGTTGTCCTACCACATGGCAACAAGGTTCAAAGAAACTTTGTAGGTGACCTGAAAGAATACTGCTTAGAAATATTACGTTCCTCAGAGAAGCCCGAATTTGAGGAGCGCGGTGCTTTTGGCCCATCTCACGACCCTACCTTCACAGTCAGGTGCACCATCAGCAATTTCAGTGCTGAAG GTATGGGACCTACTAAAAAGCAAGCCAAGCAGCTTGCAGCCAAGCAAGTCCTCGAGAGGCTTCTTTCCTTGAGAGACCATGAGAGA GAATTTGTGGAACCTGAAGAGCAAGCTGTGCAATATGATGAGTCTGACATGAGTGAAGAAGAGAAACTAACAGTTCAAAAATACTATTCAGCTTACAAAGTATCCCTGCCCAAGCTAGAGAATATCAAcaaaagcaatgaaattttcaagaaattccattACAGGGATAAGCCTGCCCTCAGGAACTACCAT GTTGATAAGCATTCCAAGGAAGGCTGGGATGCGTACTCAACCCTCCAGGAAGTTTGCAAAGGGCTTGGAGAGGATGATGAAGATGTGAAAAcctatttttgtaaattcaagCCCAAGGTCTCGCCCAGTGATATATCCAGCAGCAGCCTTGACGACTCAAGCTCCTCTGAGCCGTCTGTCAGTg TTGTTGTTCTGTTACAGCTCTCTTCTCTTGTATGTTGGTTGCTCATGTGA
- the LOC135938608 gene encoding 3-hydroxyisobutyrate dehydrogenase, mitochondrial — protein MAFSTLAKSFQVCSRSHAIIFTRASRKASTNVGFIGLGNMGGFMAKNLMNKGHKLVVYDVSKAATEALAKAGATVAKNPADVAAQSGTVVTMLPNNDIVTNVYTGKDGVFEGLQSGSILLDSSTVDPSVPTALEKIANSKGSFFLDTPVSGGVIAAQSGELTFMVGGDKQIFEKAQDVLSGMGKKLVHCGGIGMGQAAKICNNMLLGISMAGVAEAMNLGIRLGLDGKQLMDIINNSTGRCWSSEIYNPVPGLMPNVPSARDYEGGFYSGLIAKDLGLAQGLATRTGSPIPMGALASQIYRLMCKAGLEVRDFSSVYKFIQDGQKI, from the exons ATGGCCTTTTCTACACTGGCAAAAAGCTTCCAGGTGTGCTCTCGTAGCCATGCCATTATTTTCACAC gtGCCAGCCGAAAGGCCTCCACAAATGTTGGCTTCATTGGTCTTGGAAACATGGGCGGCTTCATGGCGAAAAACCTGATGAACAAG GGCCACAAACTCGTAGTTTATGATGTGTCAAAAGCGGCCACCGAAGCGTTGGCCAAGGCCGGAGCTACCGTTGCCAAAAATCCGGCTGATGTTGCTGCCCAGTCTGGCACCGTTGTCACCATGCTGCCGAACAACGACATCGTTACCAATGTGTACACCGGAAAAGACGGAGTCTTTGA GGGTCTCCAAAGTGGCTCGATTCTTCTGGATTCTAGCACTGTCGATCCCTCTGTCCCCACCGCTCTTGAAAAGATTGCCAACTCCAAGGGCTCCTTCTTCCTCGACACACCTGTCTCTGGAG GTGTGATCGCTGCCCAGTCCGGCGAGCTGACCTTCATGGTCGGAGGCGACAAGCAGATATTCGAAAAGGCGCAGGACGTGCTGAGCGGCATGGGCAAGAAGCTGGTCCACTGCGGAGGCATCGGCATGGGTCAGGCCGCCAAGATCTGCAACAACATGCTGCTGGGCATCAGCATGGCCGGCGTGGCTGAGGCGATGAACCTTGGCATCCGTCTCGGCCTTGACGGAAAGCAGCTCATGGACATCATCAACAACAGCACTGGACGCTGCTGGTCGTCTGAAATCTACAATCCTGTTCCTGGATTGATGCCAAATGTTCCCTCTGCTCGGGACTATGAA GGTGGATTCTACAGCGGCCTCATTGCCAAGGATCTTGGTTTGGCTCAGGGCTTGGCGACTCGCACAGGCTCACCGATTCCGATGGGCGCTCTTGCCTCTCAAATCTACCGCCTCATGTGCAAAGCTGGTCTGGAGGTGCGTGACTTCTCCAGCGTTTACAAGTTCATCCAGGATGGTCAAAAAATCTAG
- the Lnpk gene encoding endoplasmic reticulum junction formation protein lunapark-A — MGIIISRFRKNITSKERLQLISKDISKIESFKLHTQQKQRAVVGRVILFSVLLIILAASALYFWAMPDRTIEKILYLAPFLLSPFLIVFLKRIINWYYARQINHNEIKLMRLKDEKKKLLEQVMDTETYKNAKEILEQFAPEQLRKENLQQQQQQQQSVAPKMTPQTQALARTSANTLQSAQLLNQELRRRTMTPLPPQIAGQPLAQPQPQQMPFPALPQRPQMARPILPRERGVMDKIVEFIVGDGPGNRFALICRQCASHNGMALQEEFEYLAFRCCYCFCWNPARKQRPPAPLLCLPSAPSELEGESSPSSDSEQEEGPTDKPDEEGTREEVEEQALNEDEQVEQSKEEAIEQSEPVLNKVESSEVQESEAIVEKEADEAA, encoded by the exons ATGGGCATCATCATATCGAGATTCAGG aaaaatataacatcCAAAGAGAGACTGCAGTTAATTTCAAAG GACATATCAAAGATCGAATCTTTTAAGCTGCACactcaacaaaaacaaagagcAGTCGTGGGACGTGTCATTTTGTTCTCGGTACTACTCATCATCTTGGCAGCCTCTGCTCTCTACTTCTGGGCTATGCCAGATcgaacaattgaaaaaatcctcTACCTAGCACCCTTTCTACTCTCTCCATTTTT GATCGTctttttgaaaagaataataaattggtACTACGCCAGGCAAATCAAccataatgaaattaaactgatGAGACTGAAGGACGAAAAGAAGAAATTGCTCGAACAGGTGATGGACACGGAGACCTACAAAAACGCCAAAGAGATCCTAGAGCAGTTTGCTCCGGAACAATTGCGCAAAGAAAAT ctacaacagcagcagcagcagcagcagagtgTTGCTCCTAAAATGACGCCCCAAACTCAAGCTTTAGCCAGAACCAGCGCAAACACACTTCAAAGTGCACAATTGCTGAATCAAGAACTGCGGAGGAGAACGATGACTCCATTGCCGCCTCAGATTGCCGGTCAGCCTCTTGCCCAACCTCAACCCCAGCAAATGCCATTTCCTGCGCTACCACAAA GACCTCAGATGGCAAGGCCCATTCTGCCCAGAGAAAGAGGTGTGATGGACAAAATTGTCGAATTCATTGTTGGCGATGGTCCAGGAAACCGATTCGCTCTCATCTGCAGGCAGTGCGCATCTCACAACGGAATGGCTTTACAAGAAGAATTCGAGTATTTAG cctTCCGCTGTTGTTACTGCTTTTGTTGGAACCCAGCACGAAAACAGCGCCCGCCAGCGCCTTTGCTTTGTCTGCCCTCTGCTCCAAGCGAGTTAGAAGGAGAATCAAGCCCATCGAGCGATTCTGAGCAAGAGGAAGGGCCCACTGACAAGCCAGACGAGGAAGGGACTCGTGAGGAAGTTGAGGAACAAGCCCTGAATG AGGATGAACAAGTGGAACAAAGCAAAGAGGAAGCCATTGAACAAAGCGAGCCGGTGTTGAACAAAGTTGAGAGCAGTGAAGTGCAAGAATCGGAGGCGATTGTTGAGAAAGAAGCTGACGAAGCAGCATGA
- the LOC135940530 gene encoding protein N-lysine methyltransferase METTL21D-like — protein sequence MAAFTREFEIESEKTTLNFHQNVDGDVSCVVWDAALVLAGFLDCENKRRKGFLSRKSVIELGSGVGCVALAAAALGANVIATDLPNVVPLIERNIAANSDSILQSGGSCTARVLDWSEKSFDFIQADYILVADCVYYEQSVEPLVSVLQMFSDDKTIIYLSQEVRDYSLKQIKFWEDFHKTLLKYFEVTKIEKERQHQYFYSDDILLLELKLKEKRSNS from the exons ATGGCAGCGTTTACACgcgaatttgaaattgaaagcgAGAAAACAACGCTGAATTTCCACCAGAACGTCGATGGCGACGTCAGTTGCGTCGTGTGGGACGCAGCCCTTGTGCTGGCCGGCTTCCTAGACTGCGAAAACAAGAGGCGGAAAGGCTTTCTCAGCAGGAAGTCTGTAATTGAACTTGGCTCCGGGGTCGGATGTGTCGCTCTGGCCGCCGCAGCTCTTgg TGCCAATGTAATAGCAACTGACCTGCCCAATGTTGTGCCTCTCATCGAAAGAAATATCGCAGCCAACAGCGATTCCATTCTCCAGTCGGGCGGTTCTTGCACAGCTCGGGTCTTGGACTGGTCTGAAAAGTCTTTTGACTTCATTCAGGCAGACTATATTCTGGTCGCTGATTGCGTTTATTACGAACAA TCGGTGGAGCCTTTGGTCAGCGTTCTGCAAATGTTCAGTGATGACAAGACAATCATTTACCTTTCCCAAGAAGTACGAGACTATTCTTTGAAGCAGATCAAGTTTTGGGAGGACTTCCACAAGACGCTTCTCAAGTATTTTGAGGTGACAAAAATTGAGAAGGAGCGGCaacatcaatatttttattctgatgATATTTTGCTGCTTGAgcttaaattgaaagaaaagagGAGCAACTCGTGA